In Lepus europaeus isolate LE1 chromosome 23, mLepTim1.pri, whole genome shotgun sequence, a single genomic region encodes these proteins:
- the HIP1R gene encoding huntingtin-interacting protein 1-related protein isoform X2, producing MNSIKSVPARVLSRRPGHSLEAEREQFDKTQAISISKAINNQEAPVKEKHARRIILGTHHEKGAFTFWSYAIGLPLPSSPILSWKFCHVLHKVLRDGHPNVLHDCQRYRSNIREIGDLWGHLHDRYGQLVSLYTKLLLAKISFHLKHPQFPAGLEVTDEVLEKAAGTDVNNIFQLTVEMFDYMDCELKLSESVFRQLNTAIAVSQMSSGQCRLAPLIQVIQDCSHLYHYTVKLMFKLHACLPADTLQGHRDRFHEQFHSLRNFFRRASDMLYFKRLIQIPRLPEGPPNFLRASALAEHIKPVVVIPEEAPEDEEPETLIEISTGPPAAEPVVVADLFGPTFGPPNGSVKDDRDLQIESLKREVEALRSELEKMKLEAQRYVAQLKGQVNALEAELEEQRKQKQKALVDNEQLRHELAQLRAAQQEGERSQGLLEEAERKASATELRYQKLKEKHSALINTHAELLRKNADTAKQLTVTQQSQEEVARVKEQLAFQVEQVRRESEMKLEEQSDQVEQLKRELQAKAGELRHVQEALSRTEQSGSELSSRLDALSAEKDALSGAMRQREADLLAAQSLARDQEAALSQERQRSSQEKQELQGRLAEKESQEQELRQRLLDQQFAVLCGAAAEAECVLQDAVSKLDDPLHLRCTSSPDYLVSRAQAALDTVSALEQGYAQYLTSPADASSLVAALARFSHLAADTIINGGATSHLAPTDPADRLIDSCRECGARALELMQQLQDRQGVARAQPGLVRDPLQGILQLGQELKPKSLDVRQEELGAMVDKEMAATSAAIEDAVRRMEDMMNQARHASSGVKLEVNERILSACTDLMKAIRLLVITSTSLQKEIVESGRGAATQQEFYAKNSRWTEGLISASKAVGWGATQLVYVAQGVR from the exons GCCATCAGCATCAGCAAAGCCATCAACAACCAGGAGGCGCCCGTGAAGGAGAAGCACGCGCGCC GCATCATTCTCGGCACGCACCACGAGAAGGGGGCCTTCACCTTCTGGTCCTACGCCATCGGCCTGCCGCTGCCCAGCAGCCCCATCCTCAGCTGGAAGTTCTGCCACGTGCTGCACAAGGTCCTGCGCGATGGGCACCCCAAC gTGCTGCACGACTGCCAGCGGTACCGGAGCAACATCCGGGAGATCGGAGACCTGTGG GGGCACCTGCACGACCGGTATGGGCAGCTGGTCAGCCTCTACACCAAGCTGTTGCTGGCCAAGATCTCCTTCCACCTCAAG CACCCCCAGTTTCCTGCGGGTCTGGAGGTGACAGACGAGGTGTTGGAGAAGGCGGCGGGCACCGACGTCAACAACAT CTTCCAGCTCACCGTGGAGATGTTCGATTACATGGACTGTGAACTGAAGCTTTCCGAGTCAG TTTTCCGGCAGCTGAACACGGCCATCGCGGTGTCGCAGATGTCCTCAGGCCAGTGCCGCCTGGCCCCGCTCATCCAGGTCATCCAGGACTGCAGCCACCTCTACCACTACACGGTCAAGCTCATGTTCAAGCTGCACGCCT GTCTCCCCGCGGACACGTTGCAGGGCCACCGGGACCGGTTCCACGAGCAGTTCCACAG ccTCAGGAACTTCTTCCGCAGAGCCTCAGACATGCTCTACTTCAAGCGGCTCATCCAGATCCCCCGGCTGCCCGAG GGACCCCCCAACTTCCTGCGGGCCTCGGCCCTGGCCGAGCACATCAAGCCCGTGGTCGTGATCCCCGAGGAGGCCCCGGAGGACGAGGAGCCGGAGACCCTGATCGAGATCAGCACGGGGCCCCCTGCTGCAGAGCCGGTG GTGGTGGCCGACCTCTTCGGCCCGACGTTCGGACCCCCCAATGGCTCCGTGAAGGACGACAG GGACCTGCAGATCGAGAGCTTGAAGAGAGAGGTGGAGGCGCTGCGCTCGGAGCTGGAGAAGATGAAGCTGGAG GCCCAGCGGTACGTGGCGCAGCTGAAGGGCCAGGTGAACGCGCTCGAGGCCGAGCTGGAGGAGCAGCGCAAGCAGAAGCAGAAGGCCCTGGTGGACAACGAGCAGCTCCGCCACGAGCTGGCCCAGCTGCGGGCCGCGCAGCAGGAGGGCGAACGCAGCCAGGGCCTGCTGGAGGAGGCCGAGA GGAAGGCCAGTGCCACGGAGCTGCGCTACCAGAAGCTGAAGGAGAAACACAGTGCGCTCATCAACACGCACGCCGAGCTGCTGCGGAAG AACGCGGACACAGCCAAGCAGCTGACGGTGACgcagcagagccaggaggagGTGGCGCGGGTGAAGGAGCAGCTGGCCTTCCAGGTGGAGCAGGTTAGGCGCGAGTCGGAGATGAAG CTGGAGGAGCAGAGCGACCAGGTGGAGCAGCTCAAGCGGGAGCTGCAGGCCAAGGCCGGGGAGCTGCGGCACGTGCAGGAGGCCCTGAGCCGCACGGAGCAG AGCGGCTCCGAACTGAGCTCCCGGCTGGACGCCCTGAGCGCAGAGAAGGACGCCCTGAGCGGGGCCATGCGGCAGCGGGAAGCTGACCTCCTGGCTGCACAGAGCCTGGCGCGGGACCAGGAGGCGGCGCTGAGCCAGGAACGGCAGCGCAGCTCCCAGGAGAAGCAGGAGCTGCAGGGGCGGCTGGCAGAGAAG gagtcgcaggagcaggagctgcggCAGAGGCTGCTGGACCAGCAGTTTGCGGTGCTGTGTGGTGCCGCCGCAGAGGCCGAGTGTGTCCTGCAGGACGCGGTGAGCAAGCTGGACGACCCCCTGCACCTGCGCTGCACCAGCTCCCCAG ACTACCTGGTGAGCAGGGCGCAGGCGGCCCTGGACACCGTGAGCGCCCTGGAGCAGGGCTACGCCCAGTACCTGACGTCCCCGGCGG ACGCCTCCTCCCTGGTGGCGGCCTTGGCCCGCTTCTCCCACCTGGCTGCAGACACCATCATCAACGGCGGTGCCACCTCCCACCTGGCCCCCACCGACCCTGCTGACC GCCTGATTGACAGCTGTCGCGAGTGTGGGGCCCGGGCGCTGGAGCTCATGCAGCAGCTACAGGACCGGCAGGGAGTGGCCAGGGCGCAGCCCGGCCTGGTGCGGGACCCCCTGCAGGGCATCCTTCAGCTGGGCCAG GAGCTGAAGCCCAAGAGCCTGGACGTGCGGCAGGAGGAGCTCGGTGCCATGGTGGACAAGGAGATGGCGGCCACGTCCGCGGCCATTGAAGACGCCGTCCGGAGGATGGAG GACATGATGAACCAGGCTCGCCACGCAAGCTCGGGGGTGAAGCTGGAGGTGAACGAGAG gATTCTCAGCGCCTGCACAGACCTGATGAAG GCCATCCGGCTCCTGGTGATCACCTCCACCAGCCTGCAGAAGGAAATCGTCGAGAGTGGCAGG GGGGCAGCCACGCAGCAGGAATTTTACGCCAAGAACTCCCGGTGGACTGAGGGCCTCATCTCTGCCTCCAAGGCTGTGGGCTGGGGAGCCACGCAGCTGGTGTATGTGGcccag GGAGTCCGCTGA
- the HIP1R gene encoding huntingtin-interacting protein 1-related protein isoform X1 codes for MNSIKSVPARVLSRRPGHSLEAEREQFDKTQAISISKAINNQEAPVKEKHARRIILGTHHEKGAFTFWSYAIGLPLPSSPILSWKFCHVLHKVLRDGHPNVLHDCQRYRSNIREIGDLWGHLHDRYGQLVSLYTKLLLAKISFHLKHPQFPAGLEVTDEVLEKAAGTDVNNIFQLTVEMFDYMDCELKLSESVFRQLNTAIAVSQMSSGQCRLAPLIQVIQDCSHLYHYTVKLMFKLHACLPADTLQGHRDRFHEQFHSLRNFFRRASDMLYFKRLIQIPRLPEGPPNFLRASALAEHIKPVVVIPEEAPEDEEPETLIEISTGPPAAEPVVVADLFGPTFGPPNGSVKDDRDLQIESLKREVEALRSELEKMKLEAQRYVAQLKGQVNALEAELEEQRKQKQKALVDNEQLRHELAQLRAAQQEGERSQGLLEEAERKASATELRYQKLKEKHSALINTHAELLRKNADTAKQLTVTQQSQEEVARVKEQLAFQVEQVRRESEMKLEEQSDQVEQLKRELQAKAGELRHVQEALSRTEQSGSELSSRLDALSAEKDALSGAMRQREADLLAAQSLARDQEAALSQERQRSSQEKQELQGRLAEKESQEQELRQRLLDQQFAVLCGAAAEAECVLQDAVSKLDDPLHLRCTSSPDYLVSRAQAALDTVSALEQGYAQYLTSPADASSLVAALARFSHLAADTIINGGATSHLAPTDPADRLIDSCRECGARALELMQQLQDRQGVARAQPGLVRDPLQGILQLGQELKPKSLDVRQEELGAMVDKEMAATSAAIEDAVRRMEDMMNQARHASSGVKLEVNERILSACTDLMKAIRLLVITSTSLQKEIVESGRGAATQQEFYAKNSRWTEGLISASKAVGWGATQLVESADKVVLHTGKYEELIVCSHEIAASTAQLVAASKVKADKHSPHLSRLQECSRAVNERAANVVASSKSGREQIEDRDTMDFSGLSLIKLKKQEMESQVRVLELEKMLEAERVRLGELRRQHYAALAGVVATAGEEEPSRPTAAPRSATKKPPLAQKPSVAPRPDQQLDRKEGVYPAQLVNY; via the exons GCCATCAGCATCAGCAAAGCCATCAACAACCAGGAGGCGCCCGTGAAGGAGAAGCACGCGCGCC GCATCATTCTCGGCACGCACCACGAGAAGGGGGCCTTCACCTTCTGGTCCTACGCCATCGGCCTGCCGCTGCCCAGCAGCCCCATCCTCAGCTGGAAGTTCTGCCACGTGCTGCACAAGGTCCTGCGCGATGGGCACCCCAAC gTGCTGCACGACTGCCAGCGGTACCGGAGCAACATCCGGGAGATCGGAGACCTGTGG GGGCACCTGCACGACCGGTATGGGCAGCTGGTCAGCCTCTACACCAAGCTGTTGCTGGCCAAGATCTCCTTCCACCTCAAG CACCCCCAGTTTCCTGCGGGTCTGGAGGTGACAGACGAGGTGTTGGAGAAGGCGGCGGGCACCGACGTCAACAACAT CTTCCAGCTCACCGTGGAGATGTTCGATTACATGGACTGTGAACTGAAGCTTTCCGAGTCAG TTTTCCGGCAGCTGAACACGGCCATCGCGGTGTCGCAGATGTCCTCAGGCCAGTGCCGCCTGGCCCCGCTCATCCAGGTCATCCAGGACTGCAGCCACCTCTACCACTACACGGTCAAGCTCATGTTCAAGCTGCACGCCT GTCTCCCCGCGGACACGTTGCAGGGCCACCGGGACCGGTTCCACGAGCAGTTCCACAG ccTCAGGAACTTCTTCCGCAGAGCCTCAGACATGCTCTACTTCAAGCGGCTCATCCAGATCCCCCGGCTGCCCGAG GGACCCCCCAACTTCCTGCGGGCCTCGGCCCTGGCCGAGCACATCAAGCCCGTGGTCGTGATCCCCGAGGAGGCCCCGGAGGACGAGGAGCCGGAGACCCTGATCGAGATCAGCACGGGGCCCCCTGCTGCAGAGCCGGTG GTGGTGGCCGACCTCTTCGGCCCGACGTTCGGACCCCCCAATGGCTCCGTGAAGGACGACAG GGACCTGCAGATCGAGAGCTTGAAGAGAGAGGTGGAGGCGCTGCGCTCGGAGCTGGAGAAGATGAAGCTGGAG GCCCAGCGGTACGTGGCGCAGCTGAAGGGCCAGGTGAACGCGCTCGAGGCCGAGCTGGAGGAGCAGCGCAAGCAGAAGCAGAAGGCCCTGGTGGACAACGAGCAGCTCCGCCACGAGCTGGCCCAGCTGCGGGCCGCGCAGCAGGAGGGCGAACGCAGCCAGGGCCTGCTGGAGGAGGCCGAGA GGAAGGCCAGTGCCACGGAGCTGCGCTACCAGAAGCTGAAGGAGAAACACAGTGCGCTCATCAACACGCACGCCGAGCTGCTGCGGAAG AACGCGGACACAGCCAAGCAGCTGACGGTGACgcagcagagccaggaggagGTGGCGCGGGTGAAGGAGCAGCTGGCCTTCCAGGTGGAGCAGGTTAGGCGCGAGTCGGAGATGAAG CTGGAGGAGCAGAGCGACCAGGTGGAGCAGCTCAAGCGGGAGCTGCAGGCCAAGGCCGGGGAGCTGCGGCACGTGCAGGAGGCCCTGAGCCGCACGGAGCAG AGCGGCTCCGAACTGAGCTCCCGGCTGGACGCCCTGAGCGCAGAGAAGGACGCCCTGAGCGGGGCCATGCGGCAGCGGGAAGCTGACCTCCTGGCTGCACAGAGCCTGGCGCGGGACCAGGAGGCGGCGCTGAGCCAGGAACGGCAGCGCAGCTCCCAGGAGAAGCAGGAGCTGCAGGGGCGGCTGGCAGAGAAG gagtcgcaggagcaggagctgcggCAGAGGCTGCTGGACCAGCAGTTTGCGGTGCTGTGTGGTGCCGCCGCAGAGGCCGAGTGTGTCCTGCAGGACGCGGTGAGCAAGCTGGACGACCCCCTGCACCTGCGCTGCACCAGCTCCCCAG ACTACCTGGTGAGCAGGGCGCAGGCGGCCCTGGACACCGTGAGCGCCCTGGAGCAGGGCTACGCCCAGTACCTGACGTCCCCGGCGG ACGCCTCCTCCCTGGTGGCGGCCTTGGCCCGCTTCTCCCACCTGGCTGCAGACACCATCATCAACGGCGGTGCCACCTCCCACCTGGCCCCCACCGACCCTGCTGACC GCCTGATTGACAGCTGTCGCGAGTGTGGGGCCCGGGCGCTGGAGCTCATGCAGCAGCTACAGGACCGGCAGGGAGTGGCCAGGGCGCAGCCCGGCCTGGTGCGGGACCCCCTGCAGGGCATCCTTCAGCTGGGCCAG GAGCTGAAGCCCAAGAGCCTGGACGTGCGGCAGGAGGAGCTCGGTGCCATGGTGGACAAGGAGATGGCGGCCACGTCCGCGGCCATTGAAGACGCCGTCCGGAGGATGGAG GACATGATGAACCAGGCTCGCCACGCAAGCTCGGGGGTGAAGCTGGAGGTGAACGAGAG gATTCTCAGCGCCTGCACAGACCTGATGAAG GCCATCCGGCTCCTGGTGATCACCTCCACCAGCCTGCAGAAGGAAATCGTCGAGAGTGGCAGG GGGGCAGCCACGCAGCAGGAATTTTACGCCAAGAACTCCCGGTGGACTGAGGGCCTCATCTCTGCCTCCAAGGCTGTGGGCTGGGGAGCCACGCAGCTGGT GGAGTCCGCTGACAAGGTGGTGCTGCACACGGGCAAGTACGAGGAGCTCATCGTCTGCTCGCACGAGATTGCAGCCAGCACGGCCCAGCTGGTGGCAGCCTCCAAG gtgaAAGCCGACAAGCACAGCCCCCACCTGAGCCGCCTGCAGGAGTGCTCCCGGGCCGTCAACGAGAGGGCGGCCAACGTGGTGGCCTCCAGCAAGTCGGGCCGGGAGCAGATTGAGGACAGAG ACACCATGGATTTCTCTGGCCTGTCCCTCATCAAGCTGAAGAAGCAGGAGATGGAGTCGCAG GTGCGAGTCCTGGAGCTGGAGAAGATGCTGGAGGCCGAGCGTGTGCGGCTCGGGGAGCTGCGGAGGCAGCACTACGCCGCACTGGCCGGAGTCGTGGCAACTGCGGGCGAGGAAGAGCCCAGCCGGCCCACTGCTGCCCCCCGCAGCGCGACCAAGAAGCCGCCCCTGGCCCAGAAGCCCAGTGTGGCCCCCAGACCAGACCAACAG CTGGACAGAAAGGAGGGTGTGTACCCGGCTCAGCTCGTGAACTACTAG
- the HIP1R gene encoding huntingtin-interacting protein 1-related protein isoform X3: MNSIKSVPARVLSRRPGHSLEAEREQFDKTQAISISKAINNQEAPVKEKHARRIILGTHHEKGAFTFWSYAIGLPLPSSPILSWKFCHVLHKVLRDGHPNVLHDCQRYRSNIREIGDLWGHLHDRYGQLVSLYTKLLLAKISFHLKHPQFPAGLEVTDEVLEKAAGTDVNNIFQLTVEMFDYMDCELKLSESVFRQLNTAIAVSQMSSGQCRLAPLIQVIQDCSHLYHYTVKLMFKLHACLPADTLQGHRDRFHEQFHSLRNFFRRASDMLYFKRLIQIPRLPEGPPNFLRASALAEHIKPVVVIPEEAPEDEEPETLIEISTGPPAAEPVVVADLFGPTFGPPNGSVKDDRDLQIESLKREVEALRSELEKMKLEAQRYVAQLKGQVNALEAELEEQRKQKQKALVDNEQLRHELAQLRAAQQEGERSQGLLEEAERKASATELRYQKLKEKHSALINTHAELLRKNADTAKQLTVTQQSQEEVARVKEQLAFQVEQVRRESEMKLEEQSDQVEQLKRELQAKAGELRHVQEALSRTEQSGSELSSRLDALSAEKDALSGAMRQREADLLAAQSLARDQEAALSQERQRSSQEKQELQGRLAEKESQEQELRQRLLDQQFAVLCGAAAEAECVLQDAVSKLDDPLHLRCTSSPDYLVSRAQAALDTVSALEQGYAQYLTSPAAQGPLCPPRRLLPGGGLGPLLPPGCRHHHQRRCHLPPGPHRPC, encoded by the exons GCCATCAGCATCAGCAAAGCCATCAACAACCAGGAGGCGCCCGTGAAGGAGAAGCACGCGCGCC GCATCATTCTCGGCACGCACCACGAGAAGGGGGCCTTCACCTTCTGGTCCTACGCCATCGGCCTGCCGCTGCCCAGCAGCCCCATCCTCAGCTGGAAGTTCTGCCACGTGCTGCACAAGGTCCTGCGCGATGGGCACCCCAAC gTGCTGCACGACTGCCAGCGGTACCGGAGCAACATCCGGGAGATCGGAGACCTGTGG GGGCACCTGCACGACCGGTATGGGCAGCTGGTCAGCCTCTACACCAAGCTGTTGCTGGCCAAGATCTCCTTCCACCTCAAG CACCCCCAGTTTCCTGCGGGTCTGGAGGTGACAGACGAGGTGTTGGAGAAGGCGGCGGGCACCGACGTCAACAACAT CTTCCAGCTCACCGTGGAGATGTTCGATTACATGGACTGTGAACTGAAGCTTTCCGAGTCAG TTTTCCGGCAGCTGAACACGGCCATCGCGGTGTCGCAGATGTCCTCAGGCCAGTGCCGCCTGGCCCCGCTCATCCAGGTCATCCAGGACTGCAGCCACCTCTACCACTACACGGTCAAGCTCATGTTCAAGCTGCACGCCT GTCTCCCCGCGGACACGTTGCAGGGCCACCGGGACCGGTTCCACGAGCAGTTCCACAG ccTCAGGAACTTCTTCCGCAGAGCCTCAGACATGCTCTACTTCAAGCGGCTCATCCAGATCCCCCGGCTGCCCGAG GGACCCCCCAACTTCCTGCGGGCCTCGGCCCTGGCCGAGCACATCAAGCCCGTGGTCGTGATCCCCGAGGAGGCCCCGGAGGACGAGGAGCCGGAGACCCTGATCGAGATCAGCACGGGGCCCCCTGCTGCAGAGCCGGTG GTGGTGGCCGACCTCTTCGGCCCGACGTTCGGACCCCCCAATGGCTCCGTGAAGGACGACAG GGACCTGCAGATCGAGAGCTTGAAGAGAGAGGTGGAGGCGCTGCGCTCGGAGCTGGAGAAGATGAAGCTGGAG GCCCAGCGGTACGTGGCGCAGCTGAAGGGCCAGGTGAACGCGCTCGAGGCCGAGCTGGAGGAGCAGCGCAAGCAGAAGCAGAAGGCCCTGGTGGACAACGAGCAGCTCCGCCACGAGCTGGCCCAGCTGCGGGCCGCGCAGCAGGAGGGCGAACGCAGCCAGGGCCTGCTGGAGGAGGCCGAGA GGAAGGCCAGTGCCACGGAGCTGCGCTACCAGAAGCTGAAGGAGAAACACAGTGCGCTCATCAACACGCACGCCGAGCTGCTGCGGAAG AACGCGGACACAGCCAAGCAGCTGACGGTGACgcagcagagccaggaggagGTGGCGCGGGTGAAGGAGCAGCTGGCCTTCCAGGTGGAGCAGGTTAGGCGCGAGTCGGAGATGAAG CTGGAGGAGCAGAGCGACCAGGTGGAGCAGCTCAAGCGGGAGCTGCAGGCCAAGGCCGGGGAGCTGCGGCACGTGCAGGAGGCCCTGAGCCGCACGGAGCAG AGCGGCTCCGAACTGAGCTCCCGGCTGGACGCCCTGAGCGCAGAGAAGGACGCCCTGAGCGGGGCCATGCGGCAGCGGGAAGCTGACCTCCTGGCTGCACAGAGCCTGGCGCGGGACCAGGAGGCGGCGCTGAGCCAGGAACGGCAGCGCAGCTCCCAGGAGAAGCAGGAGCTGCAGGGGCGGCTGGCAGAGAAG gagtcgcaggagcaggagctgcggCAGAGGCTGCTGGACCAGCAGTTTGCGGTGCTGTGTGGTGCCGCCGCAGAGGCCGAGTGTGTCCTGCAGGACGCGGTGAGCAAGCTGGACGACCCCCTGCACCTGCGCTGCACCAGCTCCCCAG ACTACCTGGTGAGCAGGGCGCAGGCGGCCCTGGACACCGTGAGCGCCCTGGAGCAGGGCTACGCCCAGTACCTGACGTCCCCGGCGG cTCAGGGGCCTCTCTGTCCCCCCAGACGCCTCCTCCCTGGTGGCGGCCTTGGCCCGCTTCTCCCACCTGGCTGCAGACACCATCATCAACGGCGGTGCCACCTCCCACCTGGCCCCCACCGACCCTGCTGA